The Candidatus Synechococcus calcipolaris G9 nucleotide sequence ACCGTTGACTCTTGGCGAGATGCCTTAACCCAGGGGGGACTGGCGGCCTCTATTCTCATGCTCGGCAGTCTCTGGATGGCAGTCATCCTGTCAGCCCTAACCTACGGGATTGGCCTACGCCTTATTCCCTACTTAAAACAGCGGCTTAAGGTTCGTCGTCGCTCTAAACAGAGCCAAATCAGGGATTGGCTAAAGAGGTAACCATTTGTTTTAGCTCAGAAATCAGGGATTGGGGGCCACCATTCAATTGCCCCGAATTTAACCCCTCCAAGTGCTGGCGAACTTGATCCACCTTATCTTGAACAGGCTGCAAGAATTCCTGCAAGACAGCGACCCGGCCCCTTTGCTCCTTCAGGTTAAACTGCTCTAACTCCAAACGTTCCTGCCAATCTTTTAAGCCTTGTTCTCGCTGGTTTAGCTCTTGGTCTTGGCCGTCGAGACTCTCACGCAGCGTGGATATTTCCTGTTCCAATTGCTGAATTTCTGCATCTAACCCTTGAAGAGTCTGACCTAGGCTGGCCCGCTGAGTTTCCATTTGTCCTAAAACGGGAATGAGGCTAATACTTTGCTGGGAAGATGGATCACGACGAGCTTGCAATACTTGCTCATGAAGGTCATAACTGGCCTGTTTTTCCTTCAGCCGTTGCCGCTGCCCCTCTAAGGTTTCATTCAGGAGGTTAAAGTTTTGCCGCTCTGATTCGAGTTCCGCTGAGAGTTCTAATCGCTCAAACTCGCTGACTTGATTCATTTTGTCTTGAAGTTCCTGCACCGCTTGCTGCTGCATGGTGAGTTCTTCTTCTTGATCATTGACGAAGGAGGACATCCGTTGCAGTTCTTTTTGAACAGATGCGACTAGGCCCTCTAGTTCTGCCATGGGCATTTGTTGCAGGGCTTGGATATCAACTTCATCGGTAATACTACCGGCGATCGCCTCCCGTAATTGTTGAATGATCGTGTCCTGCTGTTGCAGTTGCGATCGCAGTTGCTCCGCCTGCCCCGTTTTCCAAGTCAATAACTCATGCTGAACCCGTAGATTTTGCCGAGATTCTGCTAGGCTCCCATAACGTTGCTGCCACTCTTGCCGCTGTTGACTTAGTTCCCCAATCTGGCGATCGATGTCGCCTTGTTTCTCCTCTAAGGCTTGATTTTGTTGCTCCAATTGCTGCCAATAGTGACTTAGAACCCCCTGCTGTTGCTGAAGGGTATCTAAACAGGCCGAGACTTGACCGTTGCCATTGAGACTTTCCCCTAATTTTTGGAGAATGCCATCCACTTGCTGGAGTTGCTCACTGTTGAGGCCGGCTCCACCCCCCTCCCGTTTAATTTTTTCCCATCTCTCCTGTTCTTGGTGGAGAGTATGGCGCATATTTTCCACTTCTTGGCGATCGCGCTGGATATGCTCCTGTTGTTCCGCGTACTCGCCTCTGAGCTTATTCAGTTCGGCCAGTTGCTGATCGTAATTGGCAATTTGTTCTTCAATCTCTTGGAGTTCATCCCGCCGGGCATCAAACTCTGCTTCCCGCTGGTTCAGGGCCTCCGCCTGGTACATCAGGGATTGCTTCCAGCCCTCAATTTCTTCTTCCTGACTACGGGTTTTCTCCCGCATCCGCGTAAAACTTTGCAAAATACCGACAATGCGATTAGCACCGCTATCAATGTGCTGAATATTGCGATTGGCGGCAAGCTCAATAAAAACTAAGACCCCATTGCCATAGTCATTACTGACATCATAGGAAATCAGTTCTTCACTGTTGGGAACTGGATGCCAGTATCCCGCCTGCTCCCGCATGAGCAGTTTTAACTGGGTCTTGGCTCCCATAAAACCAGTTGTCTTGATCACTTCTGCTAGATACTGCACAGCGTTTGCCCTCGTGACCAATGCAGATGCCTAAGAAACACAACTAAACCCTGAAAGTTAAAAAAAAAGAATGTTCCGAACTAGAGCGTCCCAAAGTTATCAGTATAGCGATCATGATGATTAAATATGTTACTAGGGCTACATGTTACCAGGGTGACAGCGACCACTGAGTATTAGCGATATTCCTCGATCATGATGAACCATTTGCACAAAAACTAAAATAAAGCCGTGATTATTCTAGCTTGGTTATAACGCAATATTCTAAAACTGCTGGAACTATTTTGATCCTAACCTATGGTAGCCGTGGTGTTAATCTTTTTAGAAGATACATTATTCCCTTTTTGGGAGAGGATGATCACTCCCCTTAAGAAAATTTAACCCGCCCTAGGTGTCACTATTTTGCCCATTACCACACCCTCTTGGGGAAATGGCCAAGGGGCATAAGCCTCTAGGGTACAATGTAGCGAGTCCACCCTGGCGATCCCATCTATGGCTATTGAACATCATCTTAATCTCTGGCGGCCCTTAAGTTTCACAGAGCGTGTGGTGGGGGCCATTGATGTGGGTACAAACTCGATTCACATGGTTGTGGTGCAGGTTCAGCCTAATTTGCCTAGCTTTAAGATTATTGCCACTGAAAAAGATATGGTGCGGCTGGGGGAGCGGTGTCAGCGAACTGGCGAGTTAACAGATGTTGCCATGGAACGGGCGATCGCCACTCTACGGCGTTGTCGGGAATTGGCCGATGGACTCCATGCCGAAGAAGTTGTTGGTGTCGCCACCAGTGCGGTGCGGGAAGCCCCCAATGGTCGGGAATTTTTAGAACGGGTTAAAAAGGAGATTGGCCTGGAGATTGATCTGATCCCTGGGGAAGAAGAGGCGCGGCGGATTTACCTAGGGGTGCTTTCGGGACTAGAATTTCAGGAAAAACCCCACATTATTATTGACATTGGTGGCGGCTCCACCGAACTTATTCTGGGGGATGGCCATGAACCCCGTTACCTCAGTAGTACGAAAGTTGGGGCCGTGCGTCTCACGGAGATGTTTGTCCAAAGTGACCCCATTAGCGATCGCGATTATGAATGTCTGCGGAGTTATGTGCGGGGAATGTTGGATTGGCCCACTGAAAGCCTTTGTGCCCATTTAGCCCCCGGAGAGACAGCCCAACTGGTGGGCACCTCTGGTACTATCGAAAGTCTGGTCATGGTTCACACCTGTGAAAAACAGGGGAATTGTCCCACGTCCTTACAGGGCTATGCCCTCACCCTAGAGGATTTACAGGCCCTCATTGATCGCCTACGGAAGCTAACCTTTACCCAACGGTGTCAGATTTTAGGAATGTCAGAGCGGCGGGCGGAAATTATTTTAGCGGGGGCCGTGATTCTGCAAGAGGCGATGGTGCTACTGGGGCAATCTTCGTTGATTACCTGCGATCGCGCCCTGCGGGAAGGCATCATTGTGGATTGGATGCTCACCCATGGCCTAATTGAAGATCGGTTGCGGTATCAAAGTTCGGTGCGGCAGCGGAGTACCTACAGCTTAGGTGAAAAATTCCATGTCAATTTAAGCAGTAGTGAACGGGTGGCCGGTTTTGCCTTGGCCCTCTTTGATCAAACCCAAGAAATTTTACACTCATGGACGGAGGCAGAGCGGGAGCTACTCTGGTCAGCGGCAATTTTGCATAACTGTGGTCACTATGTGAGCCATTCTGCCCACCACAAGCATTCCTACTATCTCGTTCGCCATGGTGGTTTACTGGGGTATACCGATGCGGAAATTGAAATCATTGCTAATCTATGTCGCTATCATCGCAAAAATACCCCCAAGAAAAAGCATGAAAACTATCGCAATCTTCAAGGGCGCCAACAACGCCACATTGTTGATCAACTGAGTGCGATTCTCCGCTTGGCGGCAGCCCTAGATCGACGACAAATTGGTGCAATTAATTCTCTACATTGTGAATGGAAGGCTCCTGAACGAGAACTAATTCTACATTTACAGGCCGTTAATCCCCAGGATCAGTGTGATTTAGAACTGTGGAGCTTAAATTACAAGAAAGAACCCTTTGAATCCGTCTTTAGTGTCAAGCTGAAGGCGGTTTTAGATTCCCCTCAACGACACTCTGAGATGCCGGTATCGACGGCGACTGTATCCTAAGTTCCTTAATTGCCATGCCCTGATCTAGGTTGCTTTAGAGGTGTTAGATTCCTGGATCTGGCGATCGCTAAATCGGCGTAACACCCCATTAATAAACCGATGCCCCCCCTCATCGCTATAGCGTTTGGCTAATTCGACGGCCTCATTAATCGCCACTTTCCGAGCCACATCTAAATACATCATCTCAGCGATCGCCAGTTGGAGAATCGTTCGATCAATATTGGCGAGACGATCCACCTGCCAATCCACCAGAGATTCCCCTAAGGTTTGATCCAGGGTTGCCTGATGGGTATTGAGGCAATTGAGTAAGGCTAGGGCATACATTTGCACTTCGTCTTGGTGGGCAAAGTAGAGGATTTCGGGTAGCTCTAGGGCCGTACCCAGGCGGTTAATCGTGGATTCGGTTGTTTCAATGGCTTTTTGAAGATAGCTTTGAGCTTTTTTATATTCCGGGGCCGCTAACTCACTTTTGAGCAACAATCCATGGCTTTCATTCAGATCACTACTGGCTAACTCCAGGGACTCCCGCACCTCAAGGGCTAGGGTACGAATAGCGGCCAACATGAGACTACGGCAGTCCTGTTCCGAGAGGGTATGGGGTTGGCTAAGAACTTGGGCCGCACTAAGTAGGGCAAGTTCCCTAGCGGCACGACGAGGGGTAGTCATGGTGGTATCCTAGCTCATGCCTGGGGAGAGTGAATTGGGAGAAAGGGGTGGTTTGGGGGGTAAAACGTCAACGGATTCAGCTTCAGGACGGGCGATCGCCCCTGTTCCCCTAGATTTACCATTAAAACTATCGGGAATGACAATGCCACCGGAGATAATTATCTTAAAGGCATCTTCAATGGAAATATCCAGATCAATCACATCTTCCTCGGAAACTAAGGTATACCATCCCGTTGTTGGATTGGGCGAGGTGGGGATAAACAAACTGAGCATAGCCTGATTAAAGTTTTCTTGGAGCGTACCGCTCACATTGCCCGTGACAAATCCCAAGGACCACAGGCCCGTGCGCGGATATTCCACGAGAACCACGCGGCGAAAGCGATTGCGAGAGTCCCGTAGGAGGGTTTCTAGCAGTTGTTGTAGAACCTTATACACCGATCCTGCTAGGGGAATACGCTTGAGAATATTTTCCCCGGTCTCCAGAAACCAGCGGCCGACAAAATTACGGGCCATTAAACCAATCAGGAGAATTCCCACCAGGGGAACCGTAATGCCAATAAAGAAATTGAGCAGGTCTAGGAGCAGGGGATGCCAGGTTTTGAAGGGATTCAGTTGCTTGGGGACACGGGTAAACAGATTGATCACCCAGGTGGATACCGTAAAGGATAACCAGATAGTCGTGGCTAGGGGAATGACCACCAATAAACCGGCAATCAGATCATTCTTAATGGCTTGCTTCAGTCGTTGCAGCACAGATCCTCTCTAAGTTACAGACGGGGGTGTCTGTCTACCGCTATGGGATCTAGCTTACCGTACTGATTTACTTCAGGTTTAAGGTTCCTTAGAAATCCCCTTGATTTTTAGCGATCTGGGCGATCGCCTGTTTCAGTATCTGGTGTTCTTGGACTTGGATGCGTTGATGGAGCTTTTCTGGAGTATCCCCCGCCAGGATAGGCACCGCCGCCTGGGCAAGGATG carries:
- a CDS encoding Ppx/GppA phosphatase family protein, whose amino-acid sequence is MAIEHHLNLWRPLSFTERVVGAIDVGTNSIHMVVVQVQPNLPSFKIIATEKDMVRLGERCQRTGELTDVAMERAIATLRRCRELADGLHAEEVVGVATSAVREAPNGREFLERVKKEIGLEIDLIPGEEEARRIYLGVLSGLEFQEKPHIIIDIGGGSTELILGDGHEPRYLSSTKVGAVRLTEMFVQSDPISDRDYECLRSYVRGMLDWPTESLCAHLAPGETAQLVGTSGTIESLVMVHTCEKQGNCPTSLQGYALTLEDLQALIDRLRKLTFTQRCQILGMSERRAEIILAGAVILQEAMVLLGQSSLITCDRALREGIIVDWMLTHGLIEDRLRYQSSVRQRSTYSLGEKFHVNLSSSERVAGFALALFDQTQEILHSWTEAERELLWSAAILHNCGHYVSHSAHHKHSYYLVRHGGLLGYTDAEIEIIANLCRYHRKNTPKKKHENYRNLQGRQQRHIVDQLSAILRLAAALDRRQIGAINSLHCEWKAPERELILHLQAVNPQDQCDLELWSLNYKKEPFESVFSVKLKAVLDSPQRHSEMPVSTATVS
- a CDS encoding DUF502 domain-containing protein; protein product: MLQRLKQAIKNDLIAGLLVVIPLATTIWLSFTVSTWVINLFTRVPKQLNPFKTWHPLLLDLLNFFIGITVPLVGILLIGLMARNFVGRWFLETGENILKRIPLAGSVYKVLQQLLETLLRDSRNRFRRVVLVEYPRTGLWSLGFVTGNVSGTLQENFNQAMLSLFIPTSPNPTTGWYTLVSEEDVIDLDISIEDAFKIIISGGIVIPDSFNGKSRGTGAIARPEAESVDVLPPKPPLSPNSLSPGMS
- the hmpF gene encoding pilus motility taxis protein HmpF, which encodes MQYLAEVIKTTGFMGAKTQLKLLMREQAGYWHPVPNSEELISYDVSNDYGNGVLVFIELAANRNIQHIDSGANRIVGILQSFTRMREKTRSQEEEIEGWKQSLMYQAEALNQREAEFDARRDELQEIEEQIANYDQQLAELNKLRGEYAEQQEHIQRDRQEVENMRHTLHQEQERWEKIKREGGGAGLNSEQLQQVDGILQKLGESLNGNGQVSACLDTLQQQQGVLSHYWQQLEQQNQALEEKQGDIDRQIGELSQQRQEWQQRYGSLAESRQNLRVQHELLTWKTGQAEQLRSQLQQQDTIIQQLREAIAGSITDEVDIQALQQMPMAELEGLVASVQKELQRMSSFVNDQEEELTMQQQAVQELQDKMNQVSEFERLELSAELESERQNFNLLNETLEGQRQRLKEKQASYDLHEQVLQARRDPSSQQSISLIPVLGQMETQRASLGQTLQGLDAEIQQLEQEISTLRESLDGQDQELNQREQGLKDWQERLELEQFNLKEQRGRVAVLQEFLQPVQDKVDQVRQHLEGLNSGQLNGGPQSLISELKQMVTSLANP
- the nusB gene encoding transcription antitermination factor NusB; the protein is MTTPRRAARELALLSAAQVLSQPHTLSEQDCRSLMLAAIRTLALEVRESLELASSDLNESHGLLLKSELAAPEYKKAQSYLQKAIETTESTINRLGTALELPEILYFAHQDEVQMYALALLNCLNTHQATLDQTLGESLVDWQVDRLANIDRTILQLAIAEMMYLDVARKVAINEAVELAKRYSDEGGHRFINGVLRRFSDRQIQESNTSKAT